The proteins below come from a single Candidatus Kirkpatrickella diaphorinae genomic window:
- the pnuC gene encoding nicotinamide riboside transporter PnuC has translation MSPIESAGVLLSAGGVFLETQRVVLCWPINIMAAGCYFYIFGEQHLYADAALQLLFISLSLYGWVMWRRKPPIASGPTPARRWFIVQCCGMLFAGRLLGVALSRWSSDPAPYADAMLTASSILATYWMAQRLRQAWLVWIITNGAYVVLFLSRGLDATAALYGGFMLLAIYGWFKWGFNRDVAT, from the coding sequence ATGAGCCCGATTGAATCCGCAGGTGTCCTGCTCAGCGCGGGTGGTGTGTTCCTGGAGACGCAACGCGTCGTGCTGTGCTGGCCCATCAACATCATGGCGGCTGGCTGCTATTTTTACATATTTGGTGAGCAGCATCTTTATGCGGATGCGGCGCTTCAGCTCCTCTTCATCAGCCTGTCCCTCTATGGGTGGGTGATGTGGCGGAGAAAGCCGCCTATTGCATCCGGTCCGACGCCGGCGCGAAGATGGTTCATAGTGCAATGTTGCGGCATGCTTTTTGCGGGGCGTCTGCTCGGCGTGGCGCTGTCGCGTTGGTCAAGTGATCCTGCACCTTATGCGGATGCGATGCTGACAGCGTCCAGCATTCTGGCAACTTACTGGATGGCGCAACGTCTCCGGCAGGCATGGCTTGTCTGGATTATCACAAACGGCGCCTATGTCGTGCTCTTCCTCTCGCGGGGGCTGGATGCCACGGCAGCGCTCTATGGTGGCTTCATGCTGCTCGCCATTTATGGCTGGTTTAAATGGGGCTTCAATCGTGACGTCGCGACATGA
- a CDS encoding GtrA family protein, whose amino-acid sequence MTDARPEPDPAPLSPKAGRDYTRFLRFAVVGSFGFLWDTGTVYLLRPFIGLTCALLAGFFVACSINWFVNRIWTYGHISHGGHVLAQWMRFLGANSLGFILNRGAALMLSFSFPLCERNPVIPVAVGAIIGLATNFNLSDRLVFRADRAKSGKGV is encoded by the coding sequence ATGACCGACGCACGCCCTGAGCCCGATCCCGCCCCTCTTAGCCCGAAGGCTGGAAGAGATTATACCCGGTTTCTGCGCTTCGCTGTTGTCGGATCTTTCGGATTTTTGTGGGATACCGGCACTGTCTATCTTTTGCGACCCTTCATCGGGCTGACATGCGCGCTGCTGGCCGGGTTTTTCGTCGCCTGCTCCATTAACTGGTTTGTCAATCGCATCTGGACTTACGGCCATATCTCCCATGGCGGGCACGTTCTTGCGCAATGGATGCGCTTCCTCGGCGCCAATAGTCTCGGGTTTATCCTCAATCGCGGTGCGGCACTGATGTTGAGTTTCAGCTTCCCCCTTTGTGAAAGAAACCCGGTCATACCGGTGGCGGTCGGCGCGATTATCGGGCTCGCGACCAATTTCAATCTTTCCGATCGGCTTGTATTTCGTGCAGATCGCGCCAAATCAGGTAAGGGCGTCTAA